A single genomic interval of Stenotrophomonas sp. ZAC14D1_NAIMI4_1 harbors:
- a CDS encoding HipA family kinase → MRTVHALRYITPLREGGSLPAVVETDDDGMAVLKFRGAGQGPKALIAELIAGEMARSVGLPIPEILFVELDSEFARTEPDPEIQDLIRASEGLNLGLDYLPGAINYDPAAMPVDADLASRLVWFDAFTSNVDRTTRNPNLMVWHRKLYLIDHGAAMYFHHDWANAGDACEKPFVLIRDHVLLPFASRIAEVDAELAARLPDAEIERIVDLVPDSWLVDEPAFDSPQAYRQGYINYLKHRLKVRAVFVQEAIRAHAAHV, encoded by the coding sequence GTGCGAACCGTCCACGCCCTCCGTTACATCACCCCGCTCCGCGAAGGGGGTTCCCTGCCCGCCGTGGTCGAGACCGACGACGACGGCATGGCCGTGCTCAAGTTCCGTGGCGCCGGCCAGGGTCCGAAAGCGTTGATCGCCGAGCTGATCGCCGGCGAAATGGCCCGCTCGGTCGGCCTGCCGATTCCGGAAATCCTGTTCGTGGAGCTGGACAGCGAGTTCGCCCGCACCGAACCGGACCCGGAAATCCAGGACCTGATCCGTGCCAGCGAGGGCCTGAACCTGGGCCTGGATTACCTGCCCGGCGCGATCAACTACGATCCTGCCGCGATGCCGGTGGATGCCGACCTGGCCTCGCGCCTGGTCTGGTTCGATGCCTTCACCAGCAACGTCGACCGCACCACGCGCAATCCCAACCTGATGGTCTGGCACCGCAAGCTGTACCTGATCGATCACGGTGCGGCGATGTACTTCCACCACGACTGGGCCAATGCCGGCGACGCCTGCGAAAAGCCCTTCGTTCTGATCCGTGACCATGTGCTGCTGCCGTTTGCCAGCCGCATTGCCGAGGTGGATGCCGAGCTGGCCGCACGCCTGCCCGATGCGGAAATCGAGCGCATCGTCGACCTGGTGCCGGACAGCTGGCTGGTGGACGAGCCGGCCTTCGACAGCCCGCAGGCCTACCGCCAGGGCTACATCAACTACCTCAAGCATCGCCTGAAGGTGCGTGCGGTGTTCGTGCAGGAGGCCATCCGTGCCCACGCTGCACACGTATGA
- a CDS encoding ankyrin repeat domain-containing protein, which translates to MSDRHALGIEHESELVHLYNAVEAGGLDVVRTIAAAQPALLRLAYFGNAGSKSVLHMAAASGQEAVCHWLLGWGLPVDVSFSGNDGATPLMAAVNGGHAAVCTLLLQAGANPDGTALVSCPPLYAAAVAGRGDIVELLLHAGADVNRLHRQMNQSSLDVARIWKHPAVAATLEHQGGRSVRDYEGPYVQGPGESIIVFVHNTAGPVLRPEFSPVSRDPRASLHVSLLDGKSDFKLLFTTGLHGAGTPMTELFLCLQGNWPLPRTGLADDSVWRFPELLLSRMVEKLFAQGPISEGHLLERSDPAFTDLPWPEDVDALLAVDKPWNPVNERDSIPPHQRVTLLVLAPVKYTRKGRPDAGALATLLERKRKASWRVLSLRRDDPRVRLAVLPD; encoded by the coding sequence ATGAGCGATCGCCACGCATTGGGTATCGAACACGAGAGCGAACTCGTTCACCTCTACAACGCCGTCGAGGCGGGGGGCCTGGACGTGGTGCGCACCATCGCGGCCGCGCAGCCCGCCCTGCTGCGGCTGGCCTACTTTGGCAATGCCGGCAGCAAGAGCGTGCTGCACATGGCGGCGGCGAGCGGCCAGGAAGCGGTCTGCCACTGGCTGCTGGGGTGGGGGCTGCCGGTTGACGTGAGCTTCAGCGGCAACGATGGCGCGACGCCCTTGATGGCAGCTGTGAATGGCGGTCACGCCGCGGTCTGCACGTTGCTGCTGCAGGCGGGCGCCAATCCGGATGGCACCGCGCTGGTGTCCTGCCCGCCGCTGTATGCAGCCGCTGTCGCCGGGCGCGGCGATATCGTCGAGCTGCTGCTGCACGCTGGCGCCGACGTCAACCGTCTGCACCGGCAGATGAACCAGTCGTCGCTGGACGTTGCGCGCATCTGGAAGCACCCCGCGGTGGCGGCGACGTTGGAACACCAAGGGGGCAGAAGCGTGCGCGATTACGAGGGCCCCTACGTGCAGGGACCGGGCGAATCGATCATCGTCTTCGTGCACAACACGGCCGGGCCGGTACTGCGGCCGGAGTTCTCGCCGGTATCGCGTGATCCCAGGGCGTCCCTGCACGTGAGCCTGCTTGACGGAAAATCCGACTTCAAGCTGCTGTTCACAACGGGACTGCATGGCGCCGGGACGCCGATGACCGAGCTGTTCCTCTGCCTGCAGGGCAACTGGCCGTTGCCGCGCACCGGGCTGGCCGATGACAGTGTGTGGCGATTCCCGGAACTGCTGCTGTCGCGCATGGTGGAGAAGCTGTTCGCGCAGGGGCCGATCAGCGAGGGACACCTGCTGGAACGCAGCGACCCCGCGTTCACTGATCTACCGTGGCCGGAGGATGTCGACGCACTGCTGGCGGTGGACAAGCCCTGGAATCCGGTGAACGAGCGCGATTCGATCCCGCCGCACCAGCGCGTCACGCTGCTGGTGCTGGCCCCGGTGAAGTACACGCGGAAGGGCAGGCCCGATGCCGGCGCCCTGGCGACCCTGCTCGAGCGCAAGCGCAAGGCCAGCTGGCGCGTGCTGTCGCTGCGGCGGGATGATCCCCGGGTCCGCCTGGCAGTCCTGCCAGACTGA
- the mtnA gene encoding S-methyl-5-thioribose-1-phosphate isomerase, which produces MNTATDLDYARYDHIRPILWTGDALQLLDQRKLPFVVEHVVCHDSDEVASAIHALTVRGAPAIGIAAAWGVVLAARDVRAADGAHALQQLEPALQRLNASRPTAVNLAWALARMRRCLTAAGADWKALLEAEAQAIAEEDLAANRHMGALGAGLIEAGSGVLTHCNTGSLATAGFGTALGVIRAGMAQHRIARVFAGETRPWLQGARLTVWELQQDGIDATLIADSAASHLMKTGAVQWVIVGADRICANGDTANKIGTYQLAIAARHHGVKFMVVAPSSTVDMETVDGSQIEIEQRDPGELYGVGGTRTVAEGIAAWNPVFDVTPGELIDAIVTERGVILNPTAGNMRAAFGG; this is translated from the coding sequence ATGAACACTGCCACCGACCTCGACTACGCCCGCTACGACCACATCCGCCCGATCCTGTGGACCGGCGATGCCCTGCAACTGCTTGACCAGCGCAAGCTGCCGTTCGTGGTCGAACACGTGGTCTGCCATGACAGCGACGAAGTCGCCAGCGCCATCCATGCACTGACCGTGCGCGGTGCACCGGCCATCGGCATCGCCGCCGCCTGGGGCGTGGTGCTGGCGGCACGCGACGTGCGGGCCGCCGATGGTGCACATGCATTGCAGCAGCTGGAACCGGCCCTGCAGCGGCTGAACGCCTCGCGCCCCACCGCGGTGAACCTGGCCTGGGCGCTGGCGCGCATGCGCCGCTGCCTGACCGCCGCCGGCGCCGACTGGAAGGCGCTGCTGGAAGCCGAGGCCCAGGCCATCGCCGAGGAAGACCTGGCGGCCAACCGCCACATGGGTGCGCTGGGTGCGGGCCTGATCGAGGCCGGCAGCGGCGTGCTCACCCATTGCAATACCGGCTCGCTGGCCACCGCCGGCTTCGGTACCGCGCTGGGCGTGATCCGCGCCGGCATGGCCCAGCACCGCATCGCCCGCGTGTTCGCCGGTGAAACCCGGCCGTGGCTGCAGGGCGCACGCCTGACCGTGTGGGAACTGCAGCAGGACGGCATCGACGCCACCCTGATCGCCGATTCGGCCGCCTCGCACCTGATGAAGACCGGCGCGGTGCAGTGGGTGATCGTCGGCGCCGACCGCATCTGCGCCAATGGCGATACCGCCAACAAGATCGGCACCTACCAGCTGGCCATTGCCGCCCGCCACCACGGGGTGAAGTTCATGGTTGTGGCCCCGTCCTCGACGGTGGACATGGAGACCGTGGACGGCAGCCAGATCGAGATCGAGCAGCGCGACCCGGGCGAGTTGTACGGCGTGGGCGGCACCCGCACCGTGGCCGAGGGCATCGCCGCCTGGAACCCGGTGTTCGACGTCACCCCGGGCGAGCTGATCGACGCCATCGTGACCGAGCGCGGCGTCATCCTGAACCCGACCGCCGGGAACATGCGCGCGGCCTTCGGCGGCTGA
- a CDS encoding serine hydrolase domain-containing protein, producing MGTAHAARPAPEAKRAADDWLAAFNAGSLEGLQAFADRYAKKDGSTPQDYLEFRASTGPLKLLEVRESTPLQAKLLVLAQQTERAMLVTAEMDPAHPEHLKLFQLEGTPTPEQYQPARVPLPALMADARAKLDALAAEDALSGTVLVAQNGRVLLDWSGGLADRRANKAVDARTQFRLASSNKMFTSVAILQLVQAGKVSLDDTIGKHLPDYPNKAVADTVTVRQLLTHTSGLGDFFGDDFDQYSASLKTLDDYVQRFAKDAPQFTPGSQDAYSNYGFIVLGRIIEAVSGQSYYAYVDEHILRPAGMTGTGFEPETVEVVQRAVAYTKKEGQWTRETRSLPWRGMSAGGGYSTAADMLKFCEALRSGKLVSPALLRQATTAQNHKGWYGFGFVVQGQGSQRQYGHEGGAPGSNSAIVVLPEQGYVVIGLANVDPDAVGNVVNYIARRLPL from the coding sequence ATGGGGACCGCGCACGCTGCGCGGCCCGCCCCTGAGGCAAAACGTGCAGCCGATGACTGGCTGGCTGCCTTCAATGCCGGCAGCCTTGAGGGATTGCAGGCGTTCGCCGACCGTTACGCCAAGAAGGACGGCAGCACTCCGCAGGATTATCTGGAATTCCGCGCGTCGACCGGTCCGCTGAAGCTGCTGGAGGTGCGTGAGAGCACGCCGCTGCAGGCAAAGCTGCTGGTGCTGGCGCAGCAGACCGAGCGTGCGATGCTGGTGACCGCGGAGATGGACCCGGCCCATCCGGAACATTTGAAGCTGTTCCAGCTGGAAGGCACACCCACGCCGGAGCAGTACCAGCCCGCACGCGTTCCCTTGCCGGCGCTGATGGCTGACGCCCGCGCCAAGCTGGACGCCTTGGCCGCGGAGGATGCGCTCTCGGGTACCGTGCTGGTGGCGCAGAACGGGCGCGTGCTGCTGGACTGGAGCGGTGGCCTGGCTGACCGCCGCGCAAACAAGGCGGTCGATGCACGGACGCAGTTCCGCCTGGCCTCGTCCAACAAGATGTTCACCTCGGTGGCCATCCTGCAGCTGGTACAGGCCGGCAAGGTGAGCCTGGACGACACAATCGGCAAGCACCTGCCGGACTATCCGAACAAGGCCGTCGCCGATACCGTGACCGTGCGACAGCTGCTGACCCACACCAGTGGCCTGGGTGATTTCTTCGGCGATGATTTCGACCAGTACTCGGCCTCGCTGAAGACGCTCGATGACTACGTTCAGCGCTTCGCCAAGGATGCGCCGCAGTTCACGCCCGGCAGCCAGGACGCCTACTCCAACTACGGTTTCATCGTGCTCGGGCGCATCATCGAGGCCGTGTCAGGGCAGTCCTACTATGCCTATGTCGATGAACACATCCTGCGCCCGGCGGGCATGACCGGCACCGGCTTCGAGCCGGAAACCGTGGAGGTTGTGCAGCGTGCCGTTGCCTACACGAAGAAGGAAGGCCAATGGACGCGCGAAACCAGATCGCTGCCGTGGCGTGGCATGTCAGCCGGTGGTGGTTACAGCACCGCCGCTGACATGCTGAAGTTCTGCGAGGCGCTGCGCAGCGGCAAGCTGGTGTCGCCGGCACTGCTGCGCCAGGCCACCACCGCGCAGAACCACAAGGGCTGGTATGGCTTTGGGTTCGTGGTGCAGGGGCAGGGCAGCCAGCGCCAGTACGGGCACGAAGGGGGCGCGCCGGGCTCGAACAGTGCCATCGTCGTGCTGCCCGAGCAGGGCTACGTGGTCATCGGCCTGGCCAATGTTGATCCGGATGCGGTGGGCAACGTGGTCAATTACATCGCCCGCCGGTTGCCGCTGTAG
- a CDS encoding transposase — MPSPQLLIGRRSIIGNVYAITMICRDRRPIFEDPANAGIAIQVLEAMDQQGLTSSLAWVVMPDHLHWLAQLREKSLGYCVQRFKSRSGLLINQHRGSAGALWQAGYFDHAIRSEESLRKHARYILANPIRAGLATRLGEYPQGWCRWPLDDTDPG, encoded by the coding sequence ATGCCCAGTCCACAACTCCTCATCGGCCGCCGCTCCATCATCGGCAACGTGTACGCAATTACGATGATCTGCAGAGATCGTCGTCCCATCTTCGAAGACCCAGCCAACGCCGGCATCGCGATACAGGTGCTGGAGGCAATGGACCAACAAGGGCTGACCTCGTCGCTTGCGTGGGTGGTCATGCCCGACCACCTGCATTGGCTTGCCCAGCTTCGCGAAAAGTCACTCGGCTACTGCGTGCAGCGCTTCAAGTCACGCAGCGGTTTGCTGATCAACCAACATCGCGGAAGCGCCGGGGCCCTCTGGCAGGCGGGCTACTTCGACCATGCGATCCGCAGTGAGGAATCACTGCGAAAGCATGCGCGCTACATCCTGGCCAATCCCATAAGGGCAGGATTGGCAACCCGACTGGGCGAGTACCCGCAGGGATGGTGCCGCTGGCCGCTGGATGATACCGACCCAGGGTAG
- the gyrA gene encoding DNA gyrase subunit A, whose product MAETAKEIIQVNLEDEMRKSYLDYAMSVIVGRALPDARDGLKPVHRRVLFAMNELNAHSNKPYFKSARIVGDVIGKYHPHGDQSVYDTLVRLAQPFSLRYMLVDGQGNFGSIDGDSAAAMRYTEARMSRLAHELMADIDKETVDFQPNYDEKELEPTVMPTRFPNLLVNGSAGIAVGMATNIPPHNLSESINACIALIDNPEIDVDGLMEYIPGPDFPTAGIINGTAGIVAGYRTGRGRVRIRARADIEVADNGRESIIVTEIPYQVNKARLIEKIAELVKEKKIEGISELRDESDKDGMRIYIEIKRGESAEVVLNNLYQQTQMESVFGINMVALVDGRPQLMNLKQMLEAFVRHRREVVTRRTVFELRKARARAHVLEGLTVALANIDEMIELIKTSPNPNEARERMLARLWEPGLVGSMLGAAGAEASRPEDLPKGVGLIEGGYQLTEIQATQILEMRLHRLTGLEQDRLTDEYKQLLEVIAGLIHILEDPDRLRQVIREELVNVKAEFGDERRTEIRHSEEDLDILDLIAPEDVVVTVSHAGYVKRQPVSVYRAQRRGGRGRSAAATKEEDFIEQLWLVNTHDTLLTFTSSGKVFWLPVYQLPEAGSNARGRPIINWIPLEPGERVQAVLPVREYADGQFVFFATKNGTVKKTPLSEFAFRLARGKIAINLDEGDALVGVGLTDGDRDILLFASNGKTVRFGEDKVRSMGRTATGVRGIKMPAGEEVVSLIVAESAGGSEDENEDDNGVEDIAANGDAVIDGADDASVQYILTATENGYGKRTPLPDYPRKGRGTQGVIGIQTTERNGKLVAAVLMGSDDEVLLISDGGTLVRTRGSEISRVGRNTQGVTLIRLSKDEKLQAVERMDASIDEDEDEVAAAAPAATDGAPAAASSEDAAQE is encoded by the coding sequence ATGGCAGAAACCGCCAAGGAAATCATCCAGGTCAACCTGGAAGACGAGATGCGCAAGAGCTACCTCGATTACGCCATGAGCGTGATCGTGGGCCGCGCGCTCCCGGATGCGCGCGACGGCCTCAAGCCGGTGCATCGTCGCGTGCTGTTCGCGATGAACGAGTTGAACGCGCACAGCAACAAGCCCTACTTCAAGTCGGCGCGTATCGTCGGTGACGTCATCGGTAAGTACCACCCGCATGGCGATCAGTCGGTGTACGACACGCTGGTGCGCCTGGCACAGCCGTTCTCGCTGCGTTACATGCTGGTCGATGGCCAGGGTAACTTCGGCTCGATCGATGGCGACTCCGCCGCGGCGATGCGATACACCGAAGCGCGCATGTCGCGCCTCGCGCATGAGCTGATGGCCGACATCGACAAGGAAACCGTCGATTTCCAGCCCAACTACGACGAAAAGGAACTGGAGCCGACGGTCATGCCGACCCGGTTCCCGAACCTGCTGGTCAACGGTTCGGCCGGTATCGCGGTGGGCATGGCAACCAACATCCCGCCGCACAACCTGAGCGAGTCGATCAACGCCTGCATCGCGCTGATCGACAACCCGGAGATCGATGTCGACGGCCTGATGGAGTACATCCCGGGCCCCGATTTCCCGACCGCCGGCATCATCAACGGCACCGCCGGCATCGTCGCCGGCTACCGCACCGGCCGTGGCCGCGTGCGCATCCGTGCCCGTGCCGATATCGAAGTGGCCGACAACGGCCGAGAATCGATCATCGTCACTGAAATTCCTTACCAGGTGAACAAGGCGCGTCTGATCGAAAAGATCGCCGAGCTGGTCAAGGAAAAGAAGATCGAAGGCATCAGCGAGCTGCGCGATGAGTCCGACAAGGACGGCATGCGCATCTACATCGAGATCAAGCGCGGTGAATCTGCCGAGGTTGTGCTGAACAACCTGTACCAGCAGACGCAGATGGAATCGGTGTTCGGCATCAACATGGTGGCGCTGGTCGATGGCCGCCCGCAGTTGATGAACCTCAAGCAGATGCTCGAGGCCTTCGTCCGCCACCGTCGCGAAGTGGTCACCCGCCGCACCGTGTTCGAGCTGCGCAAGGCGCGCGCCCGTGCCCACGTGCTGGAAGGCCTGACCGTCGCGCTGGCCAACATCGACGAGATGATCGAACTGATCAAGACCTCGCCGAACCCCAACGAAGCGCGCGAACGCATGCTCGCCCGCCTGTGGGAGCCGGGTCTGGTCGGTTCGATGCTGGGCGCCGCCGGTGCCGAAGCCTCGCGTCCGGAAGACCTGCCCAAGGGCGTGGGCCTGATCGAGGGCGGCTACCAGCTGACTGAGATCCAGGCCACCCAGATCCTGGAAATGCGCCTGCACCGCCTGACCGGGCTGGAGCAGGACCGCCTGACCGACGAGTACAAGCAGCTGCTGGAAGTGATCGCCGGGCTGATCCACATCCTGGAAGATCCCGACCGCCTGCGCCAGGTCATCCGCGAGGAACTGGTCAACGTCAAGGCTGAATTCGGCGATGAACGTCGCACCGAGATCCGCCACAGCGAAGAAGACCTGGACATCCTCGACCTGATCGCGCCGGAAGACGTGGTGGTCACCGTGTCGCACGCCGGCTACGTCAAGCGCCAGCCGGTGAGCGTGTACCGCGCGCAGCGCCGCGGTGGCCGTGGCCGCAGTGCGGCGGCGACCAAGGAAGAGGATTTCATCGAACAGCTGTGGCTGGTCAACACGCACGACACGCTGCTGACCTTCACCAGTTCGGGCAAGGTGTTCTGGCTGCCGGTGTACCAGCTGCCCGAAGCCGGTTCCAACGCCCGCGGCCGTCCGATCATCAACTGGATCCCGCTGGAACCGGGCGAACGCGTGCAGGCCGTGCTGCCGGTGCGCGAATACGCCGATGGCCAGTTCGTGTTCTTCGCCACGAAGAACGGTACGGTCAAGAAGACCCCGCTGAGCGAGTTCGCCTTCCGTCTGGCCCGCGGCAAGATCGCGATCAACCTGGACGAGGGCGATGCCCTGGTCGGCGTCGGCCTGACCGATGGCGACCGTGACATCCTGCTGTTCGCTTCCAACGGCAAGACCGTGCGCTTCGGCGAGGACAAGGTCCGCTCGATGGGTCGTACCGCCACCGGCGTGCGCGGCATCAAGATGCCGGCCGGCGAAGAAGTGGTCAGCCTGATCGTGGCCGAGAGTGCCGGCGGCAGCGAGGACGAGAACGAGGACGACAACGGTGTCGAGGACATCGCAGCCAATGGCGATGCGGTGATCGACGGCGCCGACGACGCCAGCGTGCAGTACATCCTGACCGCCACCGAGAACGGCTACGGCAAGCGCACCCCGCTGCCGGACTACCCGCGCAAGGGTCGTGGCACCCAGGGCGTGATCGGCATCCAGACCACCGAGCGCAACGGCAAGCTGGTCGCCGCGGTGCTGATGGGTTCCGATGACGAGGTCCTGCTGATCTCCGACGGCGGTACCCTGGTGCGTACGCGTGGCTCGGAAATCAGCCGCGTCGGCCGCAACACCCAGGGCGTCACCCTGATCCGCCTGTCCAAGGACGAGAAGCTGCAGGCGGTGGAGCGCATGGATGCCTCGATCGACGAGGACGAGGACGAGGTGGCCGCCGCCGCCCCGGCCGCGACCGACGGCGCACCGGCTGCGGCCAGCAGCGAGGACGCCGCGCAGGAGTGA
- a CDS encoding membrane-bound PQQ-dependent dehydrogenase, glucose/quinate/shikimate family, which yields MPAAPAAVPPEDPSRTPRRRHPVATLLSLLLILLGAVIGGLGIWLLTLGGSWYYAIAGVAMLASGVLLWGNRRSAALLFAAIFIGTLLWTWWESGSSYWRWVPRLGLVTALAIVMALLAPTLQRPFPRRASRGVAVVLMLVFVAAFALAFVPHGEVRGEQPFPDATASTGIDPTEDTTGLQPSDRPADSDWAAWGRNNAATRFSPLQQITPDNVATLQPAWQFRTGDLPENRWGAETTPLKIGNRLYLCTARNQLIALDASSGKEIWRFNPKVKDASIPYTAACRGVSYYEQPSGAAVVDAALADAAADLALPAPPPTAGAASVPGNRPACTARIIEGTLDGRIIAVDADSGKPCANFGNNGQVDITLGMGSTPPGYVSITSPPAIVRGVIVTGHQVLDGQRRDAPSGVIQAYDAVTGKLRWAWDMDQPELTGLPAQGKEYTRGTPNMWTTATGDEKLGLVYLPMGNSAGDYWSGSRTENQNKYATSLVAIDVTTGKPAWHFQAVRKDVWDYDMGSQGSLIDYPTAQGKVPAILLPTKQGDMYILDRRTGELLTPAEERKVPTGGVEPEQRSPTQLFSLYHTLRREHDLTEQDMWGITPIDQLVCRIQFRKAHYEGFYTPPSTDHHSIEYPGYNGGSDWGSVAIDTRRGVIVANYNDMPNYNRLVPRAEADRKGWLPREAITHDKGGAEGAGDPQVGTPYAIDVNAGWRLPFTGLLCKQPPYGGIRAVDLRTGKLLWDRPFGSARGNGPFGIRSGLPIEIGTPNNGGSVVTASGLIFIAAATDDLLRAIDLKTGKELWHAKLPAGGQANPMVYEQDGRQYVVIVAAGHHFMETPKGDYVMAYALPK from the coding sequence ATGCCTGCCGCCCCCGCTGCCGTTCCCCCCGAAGACCCCTCCCGCACGCCGCGTCGCCGGCACCCGGTGGCCACCCTCCTGTCCCTGCTGCTGATCCTGCTCGGCGCGGTCATCGGCGGCCTGGGTATCTGGCTGCTGACGCTGGGCGGTTCCTGGTACTACGCCATCGCCGGCGTCGCCATGCTGGCCAGCGGTGTGCTGCTGTGGGGCAACCGCCGCAGTGCCGCGCTGCTGTTCGCCGCCATCTTCATCGGCACGCTGCTGTGGACGTGGTGGGAGTCGGGCAGCAGCTACTGGCGCTGGGTGCCGCGGCTGGGCCTGGTGACCGCGCTGGCGATCGTGATGGCGCTGCTCGCCCCGACCCTGCAGCGGCCGTTCCCGCGGCGTGCATCGCGCGGTGTTGCGGTGGTGCTGATGCTGGTGTTCGTGGCGGCGTTCGCGCTCGCCTTCGTGCCGCACGGTGAAGTGCGCGGCGAGCAGCCGTTCCCCGATGCAACCGCCTCGACCGGCATCGATCCCACTGAGGACACCACCGGCCTGCAGCCCTCCGACCGCCCGGCCGACAGCGACTGGGCCGCGTGGGGCCGCAACAACGCCGCCACCCGTTTCTCGCCGCTGCAGCAGATCACCCCGGACAACGTGGCCACGCTGCAGCCGGCCTGGCAGTTCCGCACCGGCGACCTGCCAGAGAACCGCTGGGGCGCGGAAACCACGCCGCTGAAGATCGGCAACCGCTTGTACCTGTGCACCGCGCGCAACCAGTTGATCGCACTCGACGCCAGCAGCGGCAAGGAAATCTGGCGTTTCAATCCGAAGGTGAAGGACGCTTCCATTCCCTACACCGCAGCATGCCGCGGCGTGTCCTATTACGAACAACCGAGTGGCGCCGCCGTGGTCGATGCTGCCCTGGCAGATGCGGCGGCCGACCTCGCACTGCCTGCACCGCCGCCGACCGCAGGCGCCGCCAGCGTGCCTGGCAACCGCCCGGCCTGCACCGCACGCATCATCGAAGGCACCCTGGACGGCCGCATCATCGCCGTGGATGCCGACAGCGGAAAGCCCTGCGCCAACTTCGGCAACAACGGCCAGGTCGACATCACCCTGGGCATGGGCAGCACGCCGCCGGGCTATGTGTCCATCACCTCGCCGCCGGCCATCGTGCGCGGCGTCATCGTGACCGGCCACCAGGTGCTGGACGGCCAGCGCCGCGATGCGCCGTCGGGCGTCATCCAGGCCTACGATGCGGTGACCGGCAAGCTGCGCTGGGCCTGGGACATGGACCAGCCGGAACTGACCGGCCTGCCGGCGCAGGGCAAGGAGTACACGCGTGGCACGCCGAACATGTGGACCACCGCCACCGGCGATGAAAAGCTGGGCCTGGTCTATCTGCCGATGGGCAATTCCGCGGGCGACTACTGGAGTGGCTCGCGCACCGAGAACCAGAACAAGTACGCCACATCGCTGGTCGCCATCGACGTGACCACCGGCAAGCCCGCGTGGCATTTCCAGGCCGTGCGCAAGGATGTCTGGGATTACGACATGGGTTCGCAGGGCAGCCTGATCGACTACCCGACTGCGCAGGGCAAGGTGCCGGCCATCCTGCTGCCGACCAAGCAGGGCGACATGTACATCCTCGACCGCCGCACCGGCGAGCTGCTGACCCCTGCAGAAGAACGCAAGGTGCCGACCGGTGGCGTCGAACCGGAGCAGCGCTCGCCGACCCAGTTGTTCTCGCTGTACCACACGCTGCGCCGCGAGCACGACCTGACCGAGCAGGACATGTGGGGCATCACGCCCATCGACCAGCTGGTGTGCCGCATCCAGTTCCGCAAGGCGCATTACGAAGGCTTCTACACGCCGCCGAGCACCGATCATCATTCGATCGAATACCCCGGCTACAACGGTGGTTCGGACTGGGGCAGCGTGGCCATCGATACGCGGCGCGGGGTGATCGTGGCCAACTACAACGACATGCCCAACTACAACCGGCTGGTGCCGCGCGCCGAGGCCGACCGCAAGGGCTGGCTGCCGCGCGAGGCGATCACCCATGACAAGGGCGGCGCCGAAGGTGCGGGCGACCCGCAGGTGGGCACGCCGTACGCCATCGACGTCAACGCCGGCTGGCGCCTGCCGTTCACCGGCCTGCTGTGCAAGCAGCCGCCCTATGGTGGCATCCGCGCCGTCGACCTGCGCACCGGCAAGCTGCTGTGGGATCGGCCGTTCGGCAGTGCGCGCGGCAATGGCCCGTTCGGCATCCGTTCCGGCCTGCCGATTGAAATCGGCACGCCCAACAACGGCGGTTCGGTGGTGACCGCCAGCGGACTGATCTTCATCGCGGCGGCCACCGACGACCTGCTGCGCGCCATTGATCTGAAGACCGGCAAGGAACTGTGGCACGCCAAGCTGCCGGCCGGTGGCCAGGCCAACCCGATGGTGTACGAGCAGGACGGCCGCCAGTACGTGGTGATCGTGGCGGCCGGGCACCACTTCATGGAAACACCGAAGGGTGATTACGTGATGGCGTACGCGCTGCCGAAATGA
- a CDS encoding DUF3037 domain-containing protein, whose product MPTLHTYDYAVIRVVPRVEREEFINVGVIVSCPGARHLEAAIEIDAARLQAFAPALDLEALQPWLNAIVAICRGDANAGPIAQLPARARFHFLTAKRSSIVQMSSTHVGRTADPAGVVEHLMTKMVRVPR is encoded by the coding sequence GTGCCCACGCTGCACACGTATGACTATGCGGTCATCCGCGTGGTACCGCGGGTGGAGCGCGAAGAGTTCATCAACGTCGGGGTGATCGTGTCCTGCCCTGGCGCACGCCATCTGGAAGCGGCCATCGAAATCGATGCGGCGCGCCTGCAGGCGTTCGCCCCCGCGCTTGATCTGGAAGCCCTGCAACCGTGGCTGAATGCCATCGTGGCCATCTGCCGCGGCGACGCCAACGCCGGCCCGATCGCACAGCTGCCGGCACGCGCGCGCTTCCATTTCCTTACGGCCAAGCGCAGTTCGATCGTGCAGATGTCCAGCACGCACGTGGGTCGCACGGCCGATCCGGCGGGCGTGGTGGAGCACTTGATGACGAAGATGGTGCGGGTGCCGCGCTGA